The sequence TCACCAGCGGACAATCCATATCGGGATGTTCAATGAGCCACACATTTAAATTGAAGACACGCTTAATCGTATCAACGGTGATGACGGAGCGAGGAGATCCTATTGCTTCGACCTGCCCGGCCCGGAGCATAACGATTTGATCCGCATATTGAGCCGCCAGATTCAGGTCGTGTAAGATGACAACCGCGCAAAATCCTTTTTGGGTAAACTCGCGAGCCAGTTCCAGCATTTGGTGCTGGTGCAGCAGATCGAGACCTGTGGTAGGTTCGTCCAGAAAGAGTATACCTTCCGGCACATCCCAGATTTGAGCGAGCACGCGGGCTAACTGCACACGCTGTTGCTCTCCACCCGACAATGTGGTGAAAACGCGTGATGCAAAATCCCACATACCCACTTTTTTGAGCGCCATTTCGGCAATAAAATAGTCATGCTCCGACGGGTGAAAATCGAAGTGCGGGTACCGGCCCATCAGGACCAGTTCACTCACTAAAAAAGGGAATACGACTGAGTTCTGCTGTGGGAGCACAGCCCGGAACAGCGAAAGCTCCTTATCAGAATACGTATCGATTCCTTTGCCCAGAAGCCGGATTTCACCGTTGGAGACGTTTAGTTCGCGCGTACACAATTTGAGCAGTGTCGATTTGCCCGCCCCATTGGCGCCCACTATTGCCAGTAATTCGCCCGGATTGGCCCGAAATGAAACACCGTCGAGTAGTTTTCGATTTCGTATCTGGTAGGATAGATGGCTGACTTCGAGCATCGTTCTAGTAGTTTATACGCCCGCCCGGCGTCGTTCCCGAAATAAAATCCATAAAAAGACTGGTGTGCCGATCAGAGCGGTGAGAATGCCGATGGGAAGTTCTGCCGGGGCTACGATTGTACGGGCAAGCGAATCGGCCAGTGTCAGCACAATGGCTCCACCCAAAGCCGAACCCGTTAGCACCCGACGATGATCGGAACCTGCTCCCATCCGAATCAGATGCGGAATGACCAGCCCTACGAAGCCAATAATACCGGCAACTGCCACCGACGTGCCAACGGCCATCGTCGAGAAAATAATGACCTGACGCTTGATCCCTTTCAGGTTAACGCCGAGCATACTGGCCTGACTTTCGCCAAGTGCCAACAGGTTCAGGGATTTTGCCAACCGGGGAATACCAACCAGCGCAGCGATGGTGAAGGGCAGAATTCCCAGCACTGATGCCCAACTAGCACCTCCCAGGCTCCCCAGACTCCAGAACGTTATGTTACGAAGCTGCTCATCAGTGGCCAGATAGGTCATGATACCGGTCAATGCCCCAGATAGGGCATTAATGGCAATACCTGTCAGCAGCATGGTCGTAATCACATCTTTACCGGCCATGCGGGCAATTCGATACACGAAAAATGCGGTTGCACAGGCACCCACAAAGGCAACGACCGATAAGGCGTAGATACCCAACACACCCGTGAGTGTCTGGAAAAACTTAACCTCAAGAACAATCATCATCACCGCTGCCAACGATGCTCCCGACGAAATGCCGATTAGACCCGGATCGGCAAGCGGATTTCGGAAAAGCCCCTGAATTGCAGCTCCTGATATCGCTAAACCGGCACCAACCAGAACAGCCAGGCAGACTCTGGGTAACCGGATCGCCAGCAGAATAGCTTCTTTTGTACTGTCGACATCGACGGAATAACCAAATGATTTAGCTATAATCAATCCAATCTCATAAGGAGTTATCCGGAGCGCACCAATACCTACTGACACGACAAGGGTTATCGACAAGGTAGCCACCAAAGCAGGCATTAACCACGGATTGACCGTCGTTTTGATCGCCGACTTTGGTACCTGGTGCGTACTGGACGATGGCGGATTAATGGTTGCAGTTGCGCTATTCATCCAGCTTAAGCTTTAGGCTTCTGGGTTATTTTCTGGGCTAACTCCTGTAGCGCTTTTCCTAAACGTGGAGAGAAACCAGACAGCAAATGACCATCCATTGTGATGATACGACCGTTTTTGCCCGCATTCGTTTGGGCAACTCCCTGTACTTTTGCTAAACCATCAGCACCTCCGAGACTTTCCAGACCGCTATCGAACAACAGAATCACGTCAGGATTTGCCGTAACGAGGGCTTCGGCAGTAAGTGGTTTGTAGTTCTCGAAATTGGGCGTGGCATTGGCACCACCAGCCAGTTCGATCATTTTGTCGACCTGAGTTCCCCGGCCCGATACCATCATGGTACCCGTGCCACGGGCATAAATAAATAACACCTTCGGGCTTGTCATTGCCTTTTTGACCTGGGCCAGGTCAGCGTCTAGCTTTTTGATCAAGGGCTTGGCCCGTGAAGGAACCTGACAGGTGTTGGCTACATCCTGAATGAGCTTTTTAGTGCCAGCAACGCTGTACTCCTGCTGAAACGTGATGACTTTAATGCCCGCCGATTTGATTTGCTCGATCACCTCTGGTTTTGTACCCGCATTTTGCGAGGTTAGCACGAGCGTCGGTTTCAGCGATATCACTCCCTCGGCTGAAATAGTCCGGTTATGGCCAACTTTAGGCAGTTTCTGGAGCAATTCGGGGTATGTACTGGTCACATCAACACCGATCAGGTGTGATTGAAGGCCCAGATCACAAAGAATTTCGCTGACAGTGCCGTCGAGCGAAACAATGCGAATGGGTTCATCTTTGGGCGAACGGGTTGCGTAGGCCGATTGATTGCTCACCAGTAAGCCCAGTAGAAGCGAACTGAGCCATAGAGTAAAAACAGACAGTTTTTTCATTGCTTTATCGGTAAAAAGTCGTGCTGCCCGTGAATACAGGCAGCACGGCCAGGTCATCATTACGACGCTTGCTTAACTAGCTTAAATTCAAACTTGGGCTTACCGCGTTCGCCACCATCCTGCGAGGTGAAACTGACGAATTTGAGCTTATAGACGTTTCCCGCGGCATCCTTAATGACGTAGAACCGATCCGTTTTCACCCCGATTGTGCCCGTAGTGGCCCGCCAGTTGGCGCCAATAACGTGCTTATCGCTCTTGAAGGCCGTGGTGGCAATGTTACTTTCGCCATAGGCATCATACGAAACGGTGCTGGTCAGTACTTCGGCTGCTGTTACACCGCCGAGGAAGTTGATATACACCTGATCGGAGAAGTAATAGGGAATATCATTGGTGCCGTCGCTGGTTTTGTAGATACCTCCAGTCCACTCAATGTCCCAACGTGCTTTGGCTGGTTCTACATCCACTAAAGCCCCCGTATCGAATGATGCGTATTTAAAATTATACGCATTGTCTTTCGGAATTGAAACCGTTTTGAAGGTCGTTTCTTTAATGCCGGCATACTGTAACGTATAACCAGTAGTACCGTTGCGGATTACCCGAATTTTTACCCAGCCTTTGGCAGGCGTTGCCCCACCCGTTCCCCGGTTAATGATGTACACCTTGTTATCGGCATCAGTCGCCGAAATACTCGGAATGACTGTTTTTGTAATATCGCCCGATACATCGTCGATTAATTTTAGACCGGCCGGATCAAAGCCTAGCGTTAGTGCCAGTCCAACAGTATCGGCCGCTGTCACCTGAGTTAAATCATTCTTGGCCATTGCCACAGCGGAGGCACCCGTCATGTTGTTTAGAATAACCCGAAAATCAGCGCCCGAATAGAAACCCAAATCCCAGGAAGCCCTTTTGACTGAGGTAGCGGCATTATTGCTCAAATCAGCAAAAACGGCGTTTACAGCACTGGAACCGCCCGTTCCACCATCGAGTGTCAGGGCGGTACCTGTCGAAACGATCGAGGTGAATTTAACCTTCAGTTGTTTGGTTGTACCCACCAGAACCGGACTGGCTGCGGATGAAATAGCAAAATCGATGGTTTCCGTACCGCTAAGGAACAGATTATCGGCTTTCGTGAGTTTAAACGAAGCGTCGCTGCTACCCGCTGGAACAGTTAGCGAAAGCGTATTGCCGGTGGTTGCGGGAGTGGTTGTAAACTGCGTTCCATAGGTAATGCCGGTCGGGTTAACCTGAACGGTTACAGCCATAGCTGCGTCGACGGCTCGCGATAATTTAAGTTTAATGATGGCTTCTTTAGTCGTAGCATCCAGACCTTGTTCGGCACTTTCGAACTGGACCAGATTGTCGGGTAGCGGTGGATCACTCTCCTTACAGGCATTTAATGTACTTACTGCCAGAGCGAGCATGTAGATAATGACTCTTTTCATATGATTTGAACTATTTGGAAACTGAGGTTTATTAACGAGTAATTGGCTGAGAGGAAGGTCTATTAGGCTTACTGTTTGTACCACTGAAAACTAAGCCCCATAAAGTAGGAGCGGCCGTAGCTAACCGGTGCCTGGCCACTTGAGCTATGAGCACCGCCCGTATCAGGCGATGTATTCGCCAGTCGGGTAATGTTGAACAGGTTTTTAACCCCGGTCGTGAGCGTGAGGTATTTCGTAATGGTTTTCGTTATCGTGAAGTCAGCCCAATGGAATGGAGCTATTTCGGTCAGGGTTGCCGACACCTGACCATCTGCATTGGCAGTGGCCAGGTAACTTGGTTTCTTCCCGGAATATTTATAGAAAATGCTGAGCTTGGTGTCAATTTTCTTCAGCGTATAAGTGAGGTTCGTGTTTACTTCCGGCGACCACATGAATGATGTTAAGCGCCCGTTTGCGTAAGTGACCGTATCGGGTGTAGCCAGCAGGTTGTTGTAGCGGCCTATGTACGAAAAGCCCACTGTAGCCTGTAAATCTTTCCAGCCAACGACATTTTCCAGTGTGAAACCAGTTGTTTTGAATTTATCGATATTAATGTTCATCGATATTCTGGGATCGCTGGGGTCGATTCCATAGCTGATCAGATTGTTGAAATCATTGTAGAAAAAGCCGAGTGTTGATTTGAACTTAGTACTCACCTGCCAGGCCAGCGATCCGTTAAAACTGTTCGAATTTTCGGCTTTCAGATTTGGATTACCACGGATAGAGTGGCTGGCATCGAAGAAATTAAAGTACAGTTCACGCAGAGCCGGTGAGCGGAACCCGCGGGCGTAAGCTAAGCGCAGATCCAGATTGCTGGTGAGCGCAAATTTGGTGTTAAGGGAAGGAATAGCCGGTGGGGCGTCGTAGGCCGAGTTTTTTACGAAGCGTAAACCCGGACGGATACTGATACGGGAAGTTGGATTAAGTGTTGATGAAACGAAAACTGCGTAATCGTTAATGGTCGGTGAACCCAGAATCCGCGCTCCAGAAGCGGCATCCAGATTAATATCGATGCCAGGCTGCAACGAAACTGACGAGGAGATTTTATAGGAGGCTGTGGCACGGTACGTTTGACTGGCAAATTTTGATAGATCCTGTTCGCCTTCGCCCAGCGAAAGAGTTCGCTGTCCGGTTGTTAAGTCCAGAATCGTCGTCTGTGTCCGACGCTGGTAATCGGTATAAGAAGCCTGGCCGTTGAGCTGTAGACGTTCGCTCAGTTTCCAGTCGCCCTGCATTTGATGCCCATACCGATAGGTAATGTATTTCTGATCGCGGGCCTGATGTGTGTTTACATTTTCAGTTCCCTGGCTTAACAGATCTTCCTTGAGGGCGTCGAGCCGATAATAGATATTGACCGTTTCAGTGCGGTAGCCAACTTTCCCGTGTCCGAACAATTGATCTTTGGGTAGCCAATCTTTTGCCCGACCTGGTGATTGACCCTGCCAGCCACCAAAGGTGTTATTGGTAACGCCCGCCGATCCATTCCAGCCTTTCTTTTGCCATGTAACACCCACATTCTGAATATGAAGCCCCTGATTGGTCAGTAGATTATATTCTTTATTAGCGGTTTCTTCCTGAA comes from Spirosoma aureum and encodes:
- a CDS encoding heme ABC transporter ATP-binding protein, which translates into the protein MLEVSHLSYQIRNRKLLDGVSFRANPGELLAIVGANGAGKSTLLKLCTRELNVSNGEIRLLGKGIDTYSDKELSLFRAVLPQQNSVVFPFLVSELVLMGRYPHFDFHPSEHDYFIAEMALKKVGMWDFASRVFTTLSGGEQQRVQLARVLAQIWDVPEGILFLDEPTTGLDLLHQHQMLELAREFTQKGFCAVVILHDLNLAAQYADQIVMLRAGQVEAIGSPRSVITVDTIKRVFNLNVWLIEHPDMDCPLVIPQQNQFSDRNRPNQIAKTK
- a CDS encoding FecCD family ABC transporter permease, producing the protein MNSATATINPPSSSTHQVPKSAIKTTVNPWLMPALVATLSITLVVSVGIGALRITPYEIGLIIAKSFGYSVDVDSTKEAILLAIRLPRVCLAVLVGAGLAISGAAIQGLFRNPLADPGLIGISSGASLAAVMMIVLEVKFFQTLTGVLGIYALSVVAFVGACATAFFVYRIARMAGKDVITTMLLTGIAINALSGALTGIMTYLATDEQLRNITFWSLGSLGGASWASVLGILPFTIAALVGIPRLAKSLNLLALGESQASMLGVNLKGIKRQVIIFSTMAVGTSVAVAGIIGFVGLVIPHLIRMGAGSDHRRVLTGSALGGAIVLTLADSLARTIVAPAELPIGILTALIGTPVFLWILFRERRRAGV
- a CDS encoding heme/hemin ABC transporter substrate-binding protein, whose amino-acid sequence is MKKLSVFTLWLSSLLLGLLVSNQSAYATRSPKDEPIRIVSLDGTVSEILCDLGLQSHLIGVDVTSTYPELLQKLPKVGHNRTISAEGVISLKPTLVLTSQNAGTKPEVIEQIKSAGIKVITFQQEYSVAGTKKLIQDVANTCQVPSRAKPLIKKLDADLAQVKKAMTSPKVLFIYARGTGTMMVSGRGTQVDKMIELAGGANATPNFENYKPLTAEALVTANPDVILLFDSGLESLGGADGLAKVQGVAQTNAGKNGRIITMDGHLLSGFSPRLGKALQELAQKITQKPKA
- a CDS encoding HmuY family protein, which codes for MKRVIIYMLALAVSTLNACKESDPPLPDNLVQFESAEQGLDATTKEAIIKLKLSRAVDAAMAVTVQVNPTGITYGTQFTTTPATTGNTLSLTVPAGSSDASFKLTKADNLFLSGTETIDFAISSAASPVLVGTTKQLKVKFTSIVSTGTALTLDGGTGGSSAVNAVFADLSNNAATSVKRASWDLGFYSGADFRVILNNMTGASAVAMAKNDLTQVTAADTVGLALTLGFDPAGLKLIDDVSGDITKTVIPSISATDADNKVYIINRGTGGATPAKGWVKIRVIRNGTTGYTLQYAGIKETTFKTVSIPKDNAYNFKYASFDTGALVDVEPAKARWDIEWTGGIYKTSDGTNDIPYYFSDQVYINFLGGVTAAEVLTSTVSYDAYGESNIATTAFKSDKHVIGANWRATTGTIGVKTDRFYVIKDAAGNVYKLKFVSFTSQDGGERGKPKFEFKLVKQAS
- a CDS encoding TonB-dependent receptor, whose amino-acid sequence is MKNKYSNCFLLLKLLMWISISTIQAQQTADCTIEGTVLLTDGSPGAFATVRVNGVKKGIAADRNGHFILSNLKPGNHELQVSMIGYESVRQTIEVTQDKPSQFTTRLKAFNTQLNEVVVTGQYEPQSLKKSVYNVRVIDSERIRLRAAVNVMGVLNNELGFRFSNDLTLGTTDVQLMGMSGRNVKILLDGLPMVDRGDTRESLNQIDINNIERIEIVEGPMSVSYGSDALAGVINIITKKPGTEQLGVSARIQEETANKEYNLLTNQGLHIQNVGVTWQKKGWNGSAGVTNNTFGGWQGQSPGRAKDWLPKDQLFGHGKVGYRTETVNIYYRLDALKEDLLSQGTENVNTHQARDQKYITYRYGHQMQGDWKLSERLQLNGQASYTDYQRRTQTTILDLTTGQRTLSLGEGEQDLSKFASQTYRATASYKISSSVSLQPGIDINLDAASGARILGSPTINDYAVFVSSTLNPTSRISIRPGLRFVKNSAYDAPPAIPSLNTKFALTSNLDLRLAYARGFRSPALRELYFNFFDASHSIRGNPNLKAENSNSFNGSLAWQVSTKFKSTLGFFYNDFNNLISYGIDPSDPRISMNINIDKFKTTGFTLENVVGWKDLQATVGFSYIGRYNNLLATPDTVTYANGRLTSFMWSPEVNTNLTYTLKKIDTKLSIFYKYSGKKPSYLATANADGQVSATLTEIAPFHWADFTITKTITKYLTLTTGVKNLFNITRLANTSPDTGGAHSSSGQAPVSYGRSYFMGLSFQWYKQ